The following proteins are co-located in the Lachnospiraceae bacterium genome:
- the accB gene encoding acetyl-CoA carboxylase biotin carboxyl carrier protein, whose amino-acid sequence MNMQELKELASLMQEYQLTKVALSADGEVTMERQPAAASLPLQAAEKQMPQQISVPEGEREPVEAPDGRVICAPMVGVFYTASMPDADPFVRPGDVVKPGDTLCIIEAMKLMNEVCAEQAGEIAEVLVQNGQLVEYGQPLFRLV is encoded by the coding sequence ATGAATATGCAGGAATTAAAAGAGCTGGCGTCCTTGATGCAGGAGTACCAGCTGACGAAGGTGGCGCTTTCTGCTGACGGAGAGGTAACCATGGAAAGGCAGCCAGCCGCCGCCAGTCTTCCGCTGCAGGCGGCGGAAAAACAAATGCCACAGCAGATATCTGTCCCCGAAGGAGAGCGGGAGCCGGTGGAGGCGCCTGACGGCAGGGTGATCTGCGCGCCGATGGTGGGCGTGTTCTATACGGCGTCTATGCCGGATGCGGATCCGTTTGTCAGGCCGGGTGACGTGGTGAAGCCGGGGGATACGCTGTGTATTATTGAGGCGATGAAGCTGATGAACGAGGTCTGCGCAGAGCAGGCCGGTGAAATTGCAGAGGTGCTGGTACAGAACGGACAGCTGGTGGAGTATGGGCAGCCGCTGTTTAGACTTGTGTAA
- the fabZ gene encoding 3-hydroxyacyl-ACP dehydratase FabZ produces the protein MNREELKKVLPHREPMLLVDEVEALNADEAEGRYTVRGDEWFLQGHFPGNPVVPGVVLCEIMAQTCCVLLTSNEVGSTPYFTHMDKVKFRKMVKPGDTIVTKCRINKRRGNFWFAEGKAFVGDQVAVQGEFAFALIR, from the coding sequence ATGAACCGAGAAGAGTTAAAAAAGGTGCTGCCGCACCGCGAGCCAATGCTGCTGGTGGATGAGGTGGAGGCGCTGAATGCGGATGAGGCGGAGGGACGCTATACCGTGCGGGGCGACGAGTGGTTTTTGCAGGGGCATTTTCCGGGGAATCCGGTGGTGCCGGGCGTGGTGCTGTGCGAGATTATGGCGCAGACCTGCTGTGTGCTGCTGACGAGTAACGAGGTAGGCTCAACGCCTTATTTTACGCATATGGATAAAGTGAAATTCCGCAAGATGGTAAAGCCGGGCGATACGATTGTGACAAAATGCAGGATCAATAAGCGCCGGGGCAATTTTTGGTTTGCCGAGGGCAAGGCGTTTGTAGGGGATCAGGTGGCAGTGCAGGGAGAATTTGCGTTTGCCCTGATTCGATAA
- the accC gene encoding acetyl-CoA carboxylase biotin carboxylase subunit, with amino-acid sequence MFPKILVANRGEIAVRIIRACKEMGVQTVAVFSEADRDALHVSLADESYCIGGANVQDSYLNMAALLTVAVESGAAAIHPGYGLLSENAQFARLCEKCRIQFIGPSAAVIEKMGDKEAARRSVAAAGVPIIEGCDLLRDAEMAVQEARRIGCPVLIKARSGGGGRGIRLVEKPEEARAAYEAAYQEAKAAFGDGQCYMEKFLTKTHHIEVQLLCDQYGNVITLGERECSVQRKNQKLLEESPSPVIDERTRERMAQAARRAAKAVGYSGVGTIEFLYTDDGQFYFMEMNTRLQVEHPVTEFVTGVDLVKWQIRVAAGAELPFATHHLALQGHAIECRINAEDPAHGNRPSCGKVTDLHIPGGPWVRFDTALYQDYTIPPYYDSMIGKLIVFAPTREEAVRKMRAALGELLIGGVATNIDLQLEILSTPEFLQGNYHTDLMRIRGC; translated from the coding sequence ATGTTTCCTAAGATATTGGTAGCAAACAGAGGAGAGATTGCGGTGCGGATCATTCGTGCCTGCAAGGAGATGGGCGTGCAGACCGTGGCTGTGTTTTCGGAGGCAGACCGCGATGCGCTGCATGTTTCTTTGGCAGACGAGAGCTACTGCATTGGCGGCGCCAATGTGCAGGATAGCTATCTGAATATGGCGGCGCTGCTGACTGTGGCAGTAGAGTCCGGAGCGGCGGCCATCCACCCGGGCTATGGCCTGCTTTCCGAAAATGCGCAGTTTGCCCGCTTGTGCGAAAAATGCCGCATCCAGTTTATCGGCCCTTCGGCGGCAGTGATCGAAAAGATGGGCGATAAGGAAGCGGCGCGCCGAAGCGTGGCGGCGGCGGGCGTGCCGATTATCGAAGGCTGCGACCTGCTGCGCGATGCAGAGATGGCCGTGCAGGAGGCCAGGCGAATCGGCTGTCCGGTGCTCATCAAGGCGCGTTCCGGCGGCGGCGGAAGAGGTATTCGGCTGGTAGAAAAGCCTGAGGAAGCCAGAGCTGCCTATGAGGCCGCGTATCAGGAGGCCAAGGCCGCGTTTGGCGACGGGCAGTGCTATATGGAGAAATTTTTAACCAAAACGCATCACATCGAAGTGCAGCTGCTGTGTGATCAATACGGCAATGTGATCACGCTGGGGGAGCGGGAATGCTCCGTGCAGCGCAAAAATCAGAAGCTGCTGGAGGAGAGCCCTTCGCCTGTGATTGACGAAAGAACCCGTGAGCGGATGGCGCAGGCCGCCCGCAGAGCGGCAAAGGCTGTAGGCTACAGCGGTGTCGGTACGATTGAGTTTTTATATACAGATGATGGTCAGTTTTATTTCATGGAGATGAATACCCGGCTTCAGGTAGAGCATCCGGTCACCGAGTTTGTGACGGGAGTTGATCTAGTGAAATGGCAGATCCGGGTAGCGGCCGGGGCGGAGCTTCCGTTTGCCACGCATCATCTGGCGCTGCAGGGGCATGCGATTGAATGCCGGATCAATGCAGAGGATCCGGCGCACGGAAACCGGCCCAGCTGCGGCAAGGTGACGGATCTTCATATTCCGGGCGGACCATGGGTGCGCTTTGATACGGCGTTATATCAGGATTATACGATTCCGCCGTATTATGATTCTATGATCGGCAAGCTGATCGTGTTTGCACCCACAAGAGAAGAGGCAGTGCGCAAAATGCGCGCGGCCTTAGGGGAACTGCTGATTGGCGGCGTGGCGACCAATATCGACCTCCAGCTGGAGATCCTCAGCACGCCGGAGTTTCTGCAAGGCAATTATCATACAGATTTAATGAGGATTCGAGGATGCTAA